aatgggccggactggtgggccgaaaattgtacccgtgtccggattggaccctccttggcatggaaggcaatcttggcgaccaactatgaagattccttcttatgtaaccgactctatgtaaccctagacccccccggtgtctatataaaccggagggtgtagtccggaaaggatatactcattaccatagtcatacaggctaggcttctagggtttagccattacgatctcgtggtagatcaactcttgtaatactcatattcgtcaagatcaatcaagcaggaagtagggtattacctccatagagagggcccgaacctgggtaaacatcgtgtcccccgtctcctgtaaccatcgaccttagacgcacagttcgggacccctacccgagatccgccggttttgacaccaacactAGACATCCCTTACCACACGCTCTTGGGCCGGCCTACACTGGCCAAATTTATGGCACTGCCGCACTATGCCTACCTCATGATGAAGATGTCGGGTCCCAAGGGCATCATCACCATTGCCGGCGACTACCAGAAGTCGCTCGCGTGCGCTGCTGCCAGCAgtcgactggccgagtccctggTCATCGCCGAAGAAAGGCGTCTCCTTAACCGGGCGGTGGCCATGGCCCGCGAGCAGCCGGACATGCCATCCGCCCCAAGGATGCGGATgcccagggctccttccagccggccaaggaaaccaAGAAGATCGCCTTGGATCCGGCGCACCCGGAGAGATTTTCTATCATAGGCTCgaacctcgacagcaaataggaaagcgagctcatcgatttcctccgtgagaatcgggacatcttccccaaggacatgtcgggtgttccgacggatttcgctgagcacaagctacatgtgaGATCGGATGCAAAACCGGTGAACAACCCCTCCGCCGCCTgccagaagagaagagaaggattgttggtgaagagatagcccggcttctggcagctggcttcatcacggaagtgttctACCCGGactggcttgccaacccagtcctcgttttgacaaagaagaataacaagtgacgtatgtgtatcgactacactagcctcaacaaagcctgccccaagtACCCTTTTGCCTTGCCTCGGATAGATCAAGTGATTCACTccatagccggatgcgagctaTTGTCTATCCTGGACGCCtactccggctaccaccagatcaagttgaacccggcCGATCGGCTGAAGACcaccttcatcacaccattcggagccttctgttacctgaccatgatgttcggcttgagaaatgtcggcgccacgtttcagcgttgcatgcagaagtgcctccttaagCAACTCgacagaaatgcccacgtctatgtagacgatattgtggtgaagacggagaagcgcggcacccttcTGGAGGATCTCAAGGAAACCTTTGACAACCTGCGCCgctttcagatcaagctcaacccagagaagtctGGTTTCTGAGTACCAGCTGGCCAGCTCCTTGGTTTCCTTGTCTCCGaatgcggcatcgagtgcaaccccgtgaagatcaaggccattgagcggaCGTAAAAGCCGACCGGGCTACGGgacgttcagaagttcaccgggtgcttggcatctctcaGCCGGTTCATCAGTCGTCTGGGTGAAAAGGCCCTCCCGCTGTACCAGCTGTTGAAGAAGACCACCTCCTTCGACTGGACCGACCAGGCAGACAAGGCCTTCCTCCAGCTCAAGCAGATGCTGTCCACACCACCTGTTCTGGCCGCTCCGACTGCTAAAGAGCCCATgttcctctacatcgccgccacgagccgggtggtcagcaccaTGATCGTGGTCGAGCGCCCAGAAGACGGCAAGGCCCAGCCGGTCCAGAGGCCAATATACTATCTGAGTGAGGTgttgtccgcctccaagcagaactacccccactacgAGAAGATGTGTTATAGCgtgtactttgccgccaagaagttGAAGCAATACTTTCAGGAGCACACCACCATGGTCGTCTGCAACACCCCCCTTGCGTAGATCATAGGCAACAAAGATGCATCAGGCCGGGTGGcgaagtgggccattgagctagctccccacaccatcctctaccagccccgcaccgctatcaagtcccaagcgctaGCCGACTTCCTAGTCGACTAGGCGGAGACACAGTACCTTCCGCCAGCGCCGGattccacccattggcggatgcactttgatggctcgaagatgcgcaccggtttgggagccggcatcgtcctcacctctcccaaaggcggcAAGCTCAAGTACATGCTGCAAATTCACTttccgcctccaacaacgtggccgagtacgaggcgctcgtacacggacTCTGGCTAGCCAAGGAGATTGGCATCCACCGGATTCTGTGCTACGGagactcggatttggtggtccagcagtcgtctggcaactgggacgccaaggatgcaaacatggcaagctactgattcctcatccagcagatcagcgggCACTTCGActggtgcgagttccttcatgtgccacGGGCTGACAACTAGCCAGCCGACGCCCTGGCCCGGATCGGCTCCACCCAGCAAGCCATACTAGCCGGCGTCTCACTCTAGTGCATGAGAAAGCCATCTATCAAGCCTTCACCAGAATCGGAGTCCACCTTCGTGCCGGCTGACCCCGGAGCAGTCATatccggctcggggacttcatcAGTCTGCACGGGGACTTCGGCAGGCAGCCCGGGAGCTGCAGCACTcaaacccggcccggggacttcagaacccggccagGGGACTACagcaggcggcccggggacttcaacgATGCAGCAAGTAGCGGCCGGCTCTGACCCGCCGCCTCCCAGGCCGACCGCCCTGGTACTAGTTGCTGTCATGACAGTGGTAGAAGCACCATCTTGggcgcagcccatcctcaacttcctggtgagCCGAGAGCTACCAGCCGACGAGATCTTGGCCCGGCAGGTGCAACGCCAGGCGCCAGCCTACACAATAGTCAACGGAGAGCTTGTCAGGCGTAGTGTGACTGgtgtcttccagcgctgcgtggaGCCGGAGAAGGGCATGGCAATCCTTAGAGATATTCAtcaaggcgagtgcggccaccacgctGCCTCCAGATCCCTCGTTGCCAGAGCTTTCCGCCATGgattcttctggccgactgctttggatgACGCCAAGGAGTTGGTTCGCAAGTGAAAGGGGTGCCAGCGCTTCAGCTCCAAGAAACACATGTCGGCCTctacactcaagaccatccccatcacttggccgtttgccaTACGGGggttggacatggtgggcccgttcaagacagcacgcggcggcatgacccatctgctGGTCGCtctggacaagttcacaaagtagatcgaagcaaagccaatcaagaaaccGAATGGTGCGACTGCTATCACATTCATCACAGACATCACCGTCCGATATGGCGtcccgcacaacatcatcaccgacaatggcacaaacttttccaaaggcgccttggcccgtttctgcgcgacgcagggcatccgactagacttagcgtccgttgcccatccgctgTCAAACGGCCAGGTAGAGCGAGCAAACTGCCTCATcctgtccggcatcaagccccgactggtcgagccgcTGGAGCGCTCGGTCAGCTGCTAGATCGAGGAGCTACCGGCCGTCCTTTGGAGTCTTCGGACTATGCGCAACAAAGcaaccggcttcactcccttCTTCCTCATGTACGGGGCCGAGGCtgtcccaactgacatcgagttcgacccACCTcacgtcaccatgtacacggaggcagaAGCAAAGGaggcacgagaagacggcgtcgatctgctggaagaggcccggctgttggcactcaaccggtccgccatctaccagcagagcttACGCCGCTACCACAGCCGGAAGGTCAAGCCGTGTGCTTTCCGCGAAGGGGATCTTGTGCTCCAGCTGATCCAGCggacagccggccagcacaagctctcgacCCCTTGGGAGGGGcctttcatcatcagcaaagcccTGGGCAACGACTCTTACTACCACATCGACACACAAAAGCCCagggcacgcaagagagacgattCTGGCAAAGAGACGGAGCGCCCATGGAACGCGAATCTTCTCCGCCCATTTTACAGTTAAtacagtatgtaccacgctaccttttatATTAAGCAAAGACAACAGGTCCCCCAAGGCGCACTCGGGGGCtacctttttatctatatgatacgcttcgcctatgaatgtgttatttcattctTTCGCCCTGCACCGGGTCTGGTCAGCCAGTCCGGGGGCTCGCCGCCTTGACCTAAGCTGGCACCACCCGCAGTCGGCCAAGTAGTGTGCCGACATCTAAGCCCTCTCTTGCCTGCAGCCACAGCTCACAGAGCGACTGTCCGGCTGGCGAGAGCTAAAGGCAGGAACTAATGTCCACACGAAAAATGACTAAGGAAGAACGCCAGTATCGGCCAAGCCGACTACTCACCTCGGCCGTCCGGCTGCCCAGCAGCCGGCCGGCTGGCTTCTCGCTTGACTAGCTACGCTCTAGACGGCCGAAGTAACTTGTCTATCCTAAACGGCCAAGTCTCTGACCCGGCCACAGACCGCAGCGCGGCTGTCCGGCTGGCAGGGCAGCGGCCAAAGGAAGGCGGCGAAGGAAAAAGGCAAACAGAGCACAAGCAAAACCAAGCTAGAACCCAACAAGAGCACAAGCATGTGTGAAATTAAATTATTTACATAAGCAAAAGGCCCAAGGCCAGCATTCAACAAAAGTTTGAAatatacacccagtgggtggaattgcgcAAGATTAACTTGTCTTTGGAGTATTGGCAGATAAAATATGAACACAAAGAGACGCCTATGCCAAGGGCGCTACTTGCGGCGTGGACTAGTCGGCGGTGGCTAAGGCGTCGGCTGGTGGATCATCCAGCTATCGGGTCTTGGCTTGGTCGCCGTCAGTGGCGGTTGACACGGTCTCCCGCGGCTCGTTGGCTGAGGCCTGATCGGGCTGAGTCCGGCTGGTCGCTCCGCCGTCTGGTGCGACGTCTTCGCCTTCCTCGCCCTCGTCCTCCTCACCCTTGTCgctggaggcgatctcctccgccaagtcCTCCCCCTCGTCCGTGTTCAGCCCGAACCAAGAGGGTGGCACCTCAATGCCTTCTTCGTCCCGCTCTGGGATGAAGACGCCAATGTCGGCGTACTCGGCAAGGACCGCCACGCGTTTGACGAGCTCGTCGTGCACCGCCTCAGCTCTGGTCCTGCCTCCTGGCGGaaggtggccagctgggccatcCTGATGTCCGGGTACCacgccttggcgaactccagcgccgtACTGGCACCTGCCCGAGCTATGGCACCTTTCCATGCCTCGAGCCGCTCGACCGCCGTCTCCAActagtcggcagtccgactgggactCCATGGAATCTGGGCATCCGGCCAGAGCCCCGTCAGGACCTGCGACCTTGCGCGTTGAAGACGGTGGAGCAGGCGGTGCGCCGGCTCAAGGCGCATCTTGATGGCTAAGAGCTGCTCGCCCAG
This genomic window from Aegilops tauschii subsp. strangulata cultivar AL8/78 chromosome 4, Aet v6.0, whole genome shotgun sequence contains:
- the LOC109779690 gene encoding uncharacterized protein, which gives rise to MRKPSIKPSPESESTFVPADPGAVISGSGTSSVCTGTSAGSPGAAALKPGPGTSEPGQGTTAGGPGTSTMQQVAAGSDPPPPRPTALVLVAVMTVVEAPSWAQPILNFLVSRELPADEILARQVQRQAPAYTIVNGELVRRSVTGVFQRCVEPEKGMAILRDIHQGECGHHAASRSLVARAFRHGFFWPTALDDAKELVRK